In one window of Duganella dendranthematis DNA:
- the pyk gene encoding pyruvate kinase, protein MSRSTKIVATIGPASTDFNVLVKMIRAGVDVVRLNFSHGKAQDHIDRARLVREAAAECGREVAIMADMQGPKIRVGKFEQGKIELAKGDKFILDAKWGENGELGNQERVGLDYKALPQDVRPEDQLLLNDGLIVLVVEKVVGSEIYTVCKIGGELSNNKGINRLGGGLTAPALTAKDMEDIKTAMSFQADYLAISFPKSATDMEMARQLANIAGDAYGHKPMMIAKIERAEAIPLLQEILDASDGIMVARGDLAVEVGNAAVPALQKRMIRMARESNKLAITATQMMESMIFNAVPTRAEVSDVANAVLDGTDAVMTSAETASGRYPIETVEMMAAICVEAEQSEYNKLDADFLNATFTRIDQSIAYGALFTAHHLAVKAIVALTESGSTALWMSRHNIDTPIFALTPSITTLRKVSLYRNVKAYNLLQEGGSAAVLKKAEELLVAQGVVKKGDLIVVTSGSPMGQVGGTNALKIVKVGEFS, encoded by the coding sequence ATGTCTCGTAGCACCAAAATTGTCGCCACGATTGGCCCAGCTTCTACCGACTTCAACGTACTGGTCAAGATGATCCGTGCCGGTGTCGATGTCGTGCGCTTGAACTTCTCGCACGGCAAGGCGCAGGACCACATCGACCGCGCCCGTCTGGTGCGCGAGGCGGCTGCCGAGTGCGGCCGCGAAGTGGCGATCATGGCGGACATGCAGGGGCCGAAAATCCGCGTTGGTAAGTTTGAGCAAGGCAAGATCGAACTGGCCAAGGGCGACAAGTTCATCCTGGACGCCAAATGGGGCGAGAACGGCGAACTGGGCAACCAGGAACGCGTGGGGCTGGACTACAAGGCACTGCCGCAGGACGTGCGTCCGGAAGACCAGCTGTTGCTGAACGACGGCCTGATCGTGCTGGTGGTGGAAAAAGTGGTGGGCAGCGAGATTTACACCGTCTGCAAAATCGGCGGCGAGCTGTCCAACAACAAGGGCATCAACCGCCTGGGTGGCGGCTTGACCGCGCCGGCGCTGACCGCCAAGGACATGGAAGACATCAAGACGGCCATGAGTTTCCAGGCCGATTACCTGGCGATCTCGTTCCCGAAAAGCGCCACCGACATGGAAATGGCGCGCCAGCTGGCCAATATCGCCGGTGACGCCTACGGCCACAAGCCGATGATGATCGCCAAGATCGAACGCGCCGAAGCGATCCCGCTGCTGCAGGAGATCCTCGACGCCTCCGACGGCATCATGGTTGCCCGTGGCGACCTGGCGGTGGAAGTGGGCAACGCCGCCGTGCCGGCGCTGCAAAAGCGCATGATCCGCATGGCGCGCGAGTCGAACAAGCTGGCGATCACCGCGACCCAGATGATGGAGTCGATGATCTTCAACGCCGTGCCGACCCGCGCCGAAGTCTCGGATGTGGCCAACGCCGTGCTGGACGGCACCGACGCCGTCATGACGTCGGCCGAAACCGCATCGGGCCGCTATCCGATCGAAACCGTGGAAATGATGGCCGCCATTTGCGTGGAAGCCGAGCAGTCCGAGTACAACAAGCTGGACGCCGATTTCCTCAACGCGACCTTCACCCGCATCGACCAGTCGATCGCCTACGGCGCGCTGTTCACCGCGCACCACCTGGCGGTGAAGGCGATTGTGGCGCTGACCGAGTCCGGCTCGACCGCGCTGTGGATGAGCCGTCACAACATCGACACGCCGATCTTCGCGCTGACGCCATCGATCACCACGCTGCGTAAAGTGTCGCTGTACCGTAACGTGAAGGCATACAATTTGCTGCAGGAAGGCGGCAGCGCCGCCGTGCTGAAAAAAGCGGAAGAGTTGCTGGTCGCGCAGGGCGTCGTCAAGAAGGGCGACCTGATCGTGGTGACCTCGGGTTCCCCGATGGGCCAGGTCGGCGGCACCAACGCGCTCAAGATCGTCAAGGTCGGCGAATTTAGTTAA
- a CDS encoding phosphoglycerate kinase produces MSAVLNFIRLQDLIDQNALQGKRVFIRADLNVPQDDAGNITEDTRIRASVPAIKAAVAAGAKVMVTSHLGRPIEGEFKPEDSLAPVAKRLSELLGQQVELKQNWVDGADLEGLQAGQVVLLENVRVNKGEKKNSDELAKKMAALCDIYVNDAFGTAHRAEASTHGIAKFAPIAAAGPLLAAELDALGKALGAPARPLLAIVAGSKVSSKLSILKALADKVDNLIVGGGIANTFMKAVGLNIGKSLVENDLVDEAKAIIDIMAKRGAQVPIPVDVVCAKEFSPTAVATVKDVAEVADDDMILDIGPKTAAQLAAQIAAAGTVVWNGPVGVFEFDQFGEGTKTLALAIAQSKAFSIAGGGDTLAAIAKYNIGEQIGYISTGGGAFLEFLEGKTLPAVEILTQRAAK; encoded by the coding sequence ATGTCCGCTGTTCTTAACTTCATCCGTCTGCAAGACCTCATCGATCAAAATGCGCTGCAAGGCAAACGCGTTTTCATTCGCGCCGACTTGAACGTGCCACAGGACGATGCGGGCAATATCACCGAAGATACGCGCATCCGCGCTTCCGTTCCCGCCATTAAGGCAGCAGTTGCCGCCGGCGCCAAGGTCATGGTCACGTCCCACCTGGGTCGTCCGATCGAAGGCGAGTTCAAGCCGGAAGACAGCCTGGCGCCGGTCGCCAAGCGCCTGTCCGAGCTGCTTGGCCAGCAGGTCGAACTGAAGCAGAACTGGGTGGACGGCGCCGACCTGGAAGGCCTGCAAGCCGGCCAGGTCGTACTGCTGGAAAACGTCCGCGTCAACAAGGGTGAAAAGAAGAACAGCGACGAACTGGCGAAGAAAATGGCCGCATTGTGCGACATCTACGTCAACGACGCCTTCGGCACCGCGCACCGTGCCGAAGCGTCGACGCACGGCATCGCCAAGTTTGCGCCGATCGCCGCCGCCGGCCCGCTGCTGGCCGCCGAGCTGGACGCACTGGGCAAGGCGCTGGGCGCCCCGGCCCGTCCATTGCTGGCGATTGTCGCTGGCTCGAAAGTTTCCTCCAAACTGTCGATCCTGAAGGCGCTGGCCGACAAGGTCGATAACCTGATCGTCGGTGGCGGCATCGCCAATACCTTCATGAAGGCCGTCGGCCTGAACATCGGCAAGTCGCTGGTGGAAAACGACCTGGTCGATGAAGCCAAGGCCATCATCGACATCATGGCCAAGCGCGGCGCGCAAGTGCCGATTCCGGTCGACGTGGTGTGCGCCAAGGAATTCTCGCCAACCGCTGTCGCCACCGTCAAAGACGTGGCCGAGGTGGCTGACGACGACATGATTCTGGATATCGGTCCAAAGACCGCCGCCCAGCTGGCCGCGCAGATCGCTGCCGCCGGCACCGTGGTGTGGAACGGGCCGGTCGGCGTGTTCGAGTTCGACCAGTTCGGCGAAGGCACCAAGACGCTGGCGCTGGCCATCGCGCAATCGAAGGCGTTCTCGATCGCCGGCGGCGGCGACACGCTGGCGGCGATTGCCAAGTACAACATCGGCGAGCAGATCGGTTACATCTCCACCGGTGGCGGCGCTTTCCTGGAATTCCTGGAAGGTAAGACCCTGCCAGCGGTGGAGATCCTGACCCAGCGCGCCGCCAAGTAA
- a CDS encoding AzlD domain-containing protein, giving the protein MADWEIWVVIFVLALATAATRSGFWLVGHRVTIPKRVQEMLRYAPACALAAIVAPDLILAADGQPVLDASNLKLVAGIVATVYYLLRRNMLETIIFGMAFFTALRLISVI; this is encoded by the coding sequence ATGGCTGACTGGGAAATCTGGGTGGTGATCTTCGTGCTGGCGCTGGCCACGGCCGCCACCCGCAGCGGGTTCTGGCTGGTCGGCCACCGTGTCACCATCCCCAAGCGGGTGCAGGAAATGTTGCGCTACGCGCCGGCCTGCGCGCTGGCGGCGATTGTGGCGCCGGACCTGATCCTCGCCGCCGATGGCCAGCCGGTGCTGGACGCCAGCAATCTGAAACTGGTGGCCGGCATCGTCGCCACCGTCTATTATTTGCTGCGACGCAATATGCTGGAGACCATCATATTCGGCATGGCTTTCTTCACAGCATTAAGGCTGATTTCTGTAATTTAA
- a CDS encoding AzlC family ABC transporter permease yields the protein MIESSPAAAAPCVATHHEPSWRAGVKTGLPSLFGIGAWGLVVGIAMVKSGLTIPQALGMTLVVFAGSAQLAALPLIAADAPIWVIFVTALVVNLRFVIFSALLAPHFAHLPWRQRLTLGYVSGDISVALFLQKYPSPAPEIGKLSYLKGLLYPNWASWQIGSIAGVLLGSVVPPEWNLSFAGTLAIICVMVPLTAGRPALCGVLVAGAVSVLAHGLPYKLGLLAAVLAGMLSAMLVGETAEKLRSKHG from the coding sequence ATGATTGAATCCAGCCCTGCGGCCGCCGCACCCTGCGTCGCCACCCACCACGAACCGTCCTGGCGCGCCGGCGTCAAGACCGGCCTGCCGTCGCTGTTCGGTATCGGCGCCTGGGGCCTGGTGGTGGGCATCGCCATGGTCAAGTCGGGTTTGACGATCCCGCAGGCGCTGGGCATGACGCTGGTGGTGTTTGCCGGCTCGGCCCAACTGGCGGCCTTGCCGCTGATCGCGGCCGATGCGCCGATCTGGGTCATCTTCGTGACCGCGCTGGTGGTCAATCTGCGTTTTGTGATCTTTTCGGCGCTGCTGGCGCCGCATTTTGCCCACCTGCCGTGGCGCCAGCGCCTGACGCTGGGTTATGTGTCCGGCGACATCTCCGTGGCACTGTTCCTGCAAAAATACCCGTCGCCGGCGCCCGAGATCGGCAAGCTGTCGTATCTGAAGGGGCTGCTGTATCCCAACTGGGCGTCGTGGCAGATCGGCTCAATTGCCGGCGTGTTGCTCGGCAGCGTGGTGCCGCCGGAGTGGAATCTGAGTTTTGCCGGCACGTTGGCGATTATTTGCGTCATGGTGCCGCTGACGGCGGGGCGGCCGGCGTTGTGCGGCGTGCTGGTGGCGGGCGCCGTGTCGGTGCTGGCGCACGGCCTGCCGTACAAGCTCGGCTTGCTGGCGGCGGTACTGGCCGGCATGCTGAGTGCGATGCTGGTCGGCGAGACCGCCGAGAAATTGAGGAGCAAGCATGGCTGA
- a CDS encoding zinc-finger domain-containing protein → MTNPKAAAAAVELDGKDLPAHCPNPAMPLWSSHPRVFLEFDAHGVAKCPYCGTAYSLKPGTVVGHH, encoded by the coding sequence ATGACCAACCCTAAAGCCGCCGCCGCCGCAGTTGAACTCGATGGCAAAGATCTGCCGGCCCACTGCCCTAACCCGGCCATGCCGCTGTGGTCGTCGCACCCGCGCGTGTTCCTGGAGTTCGACGCCCACGGCGTCGCCAAATGCCCGTACTGCGGCACCGCCTACAGCCTGAAGCCGGGCACCGTGGTCGGCCACCACTAA
- a CDS encoding YybH family protein yields MPAKKTHNGSAAETETAFYDALNRADLEALMALWADDDEIVCVHPGGVRLIGHAAIRASWAAILEHGGLHIMPSQLHETHTLMSSVHVVIEGATAASGEPAHLVATNVYAKTPKGWRIVLHHVSIAPGPAPQDTHSQILH; encoded by the coding sequence ATGCCAGCCAAGAAAACGCACAACGGCAGCGCCGCTGAAACCGAAACGGCCTTCTACGACGCCCTCAACCGGGCGGACCTCGAAGCGCTGATGGCCTTGTGGGCGGATGACGACGAAATCGTCTGCGTGCATCCGGGCGGCGTGCGCCTGATCGGCCATGCGGCCATTCGCGCCTCCTGGGCCGCCATCCTCGAGCATGGCGGCCTGCACATCATGCCATCGCAGCTGCACGAAACCCATACGCTGATGAGTTCGGTTCACGTGGTAATCGAAGGCGCCACCGCCGCCAGCGGCGAGCCGGCGCACCTGGTCGCCACCAATGTGTACGCGAAAACGCCGAAAGGCTGGCGCATCGTCCTGCATCATGTATCGATCGCACCGGGCCCGGCGCCGCAGGACACGCACAGCCAGATCCTGCATTAA
- a CDS encoding YheT family hydrolase, with amino-acid sequence MKYTAPFWLPSGHLQTIYPAIAISKPAVQFRRERWDTPDGDFIDIDFVDGPPDQPLVVLFHGLEGSSDSHYARALMAEAQARGWSGAVPHFRGCSGEANRAPRFYHSGDAAEIDWIVRRLHARRQADGASGKFYATGVSLGGNALLRWLGESQHQAEFVDAACAVSAPLDLAQGGVSLSRGFNMIYTRMFLQTLKPKCVAKLQQFPGLFDLDALHAARDLYAFDNVVTAPLHGYSNTDDYWNRASAKHVLDDITVRTLVLNAKNDPFLPGRHLPQRASSRVVLDYPEQGGHVGFAVGGPPGRINWLPSKLIHFLEQHG; translated from the coding sequence GTGAAGTACACCGCACCGTTCTGGCTGCCTAGCGGCCACCTGCAGACCATTTATCCTGCGATTGCCATCAGCAAGCCGGCGGTGCAATTCCGGCGCGAACGCTGGGACACGCCGGACGGCGACTTCATCGACATCGATTTCGTCGACGGTCCGCCCGACCAGCCTTTGGTGGTGCTGTTCCACGGACTGGAAGGCTCGTCCGACAGCCACTACGCGCGCGCGCTGATGGCCGAGGCGCAAGCGCGCGGCTGGTCCGGCGCGGTGCCGCATTTTCGCGGCTGTTCCGGCGAAGCCAACCGCGCACCACGCTTCTACCACTCCGGTGACGCCGCCGAAATCGACTGGATCGTGCGCCGCCTGCACGCGCGGCGCCAGGCGGACGGCGCCAGCGGCAAGTTCTACGCCACCGGTGTCTCGCTGGGCGGCAACGCGCTGCTGCGCTGGCTAGGCGAGTCGCAACACCAGGCCGAGTTTGTCGATGCGGCCTGCGCCGTGTCTGCGCCGCTGGACCTGGCGCAGGGTGGCGTCTCGCTGTCGCGCGGATTCAACATGATCTACACGCGCATGTTTTTGCAAACGCTGAAGCCGAAATGCGTAGCCAAACTACAGCAGTTCCCCGGCCTGTTCGACCTAGACGCCCTGCATGCTGCGCGCGACCTGTATGCCTTCGACAATGTGGTCACCGCACCGCTGCACGGCTACAGCAACACCGACGACTACTGGAACCGCGCCAGCGCCAAGCACGTGCTGGACGACATCACCGTGCGGACTCTGGTGCTGAACGCCAAGAACGATCCCTTCCTGCCGGGCCGCCATCTGCCGCAGCGTGCGTCATCGCGCGTGGTATTAGATTATCCTGAGCAGGGCGGCCATGTCGGCTTTGCCGTCGGCGGCCCGCCTGGACGCATCAACTGGCTGCCGAGCAAACTGATTCACTTTCTCGAACAACATGGATGA
- a CDS encoding DUF2946 family protein: MDDIVKQALAKWPNVPLCYGWLALDARGNWRMRDERAQHLNLPGDKLTNAALVGFITRNYAADERGCWYFQNGPQRVYVALEATPYIVRTDPSDGWQLHTGAPLGTPEAAFMTEGGALVLRHSDIVAQLDDRDFAGVLPQLRMDGAPVADEVLLAWLEGRAEGALSLNGVAVQRIAADQLATRFGYISVPTPATA; encoded by the coding sequence ATGGATGACATCGTCAAACAGGCGCTGGCCAAATGGCCCAACGTCCCCCTCTGCTACGGCTGGCTGGCGCTCGATGCGCGCGGCAACTGGCGCATGCGCGACGAACGCGCGCAGCACCTGAATCTGCCGGGCGACAAGCTGACCAATGCGGCGCTGGTCGGCTTCATCACGCGCAACTACGCGGCCGATGAGCGCGGCTGCTGGTATTTCCAGAACGGACCGCAGCGTGTGTATGTGGCGCTGGAGGCGACGCCGTACATCGTCCGCACCGATCCATCTGATGGCTGGCAGCTGCACACCGGCGCACCGCTGGGCACGCCCGAAGCGGCGTTCATGACCGAGGGCGGCGCACTGGTGCTGCGTCATAGCGATATCGTTGCGCAACTGGATGACCGCGATTTCGCCGGCGTGCTGCCACAGCTGCGCATGGATGGCGCGCCGGTGGCGGACGAGGTCTTGCTTGCATGGCTGGAAGGCCGCGCCGAAGGTGCGCTGAGCCTGAATGGTGTGGCGGTGCAGCGCATCGCCGCCGATCAGCTGGCGACGCGCTTCGGCTACATCAGCGTACCGACCCCGGCGACTGCATAG
- a CDS encoding beta-barrel assembly-enhancing protease, which produces MRAVAAALLIAMPMAMAQTGIAPAKIPNLPALGGTESQDLSPLMERKLGEEIMRDIRRDRDYLDDGPILEYMNNFGNVLVDARPGARGEAKFDYFFFVVRDPQLNAFALPGGFIAVHSALLLQAQNESELASVLGHEVGHVVQRHIARSIGQQKQDALIPLAAMILAALTARQGGGDAAMGVFLGGQGLAIQRQLNFGRDAEREADRIGFQIMGEAGFDPSGMVAFFQQMQASTRNYSDLVPAWLLTHPLTSERIADIQARIRAQPYKQRQDSLDFFLVRSRARVLQDQSANGYSETKQFFQGQILQDSWQQKAAGQYGMAFLTMKQGDTDAAQKWLDQARETVNKPPPTGVFGASPRSKAESIFAATSIEIKLAQTENKEVLAKAATEAEAAHQKFPLSRGIAHQYGEALLAAGKLDEAGAYLRDQVQLYREDIEAYDLLAQVYSKQGKLALQHIALAESYNLQGGVMAALDQLGYARKAPDASFYDQSLIDAREREWQARRREDLADRGKKEMALSGSAFKMELKSDKDAKDNKDDPFNNSYTSPFDRLRKATDPMQSPGSVR; this is translated from the coding sequence ATGCGCGCCGTTGCCGCCGCGCTGCTGATCGCCATGCCGATGGCCATGGCGCAGACCGGTATCGCGCCGGCCAAGATCCCCAACCTGCCCGCGCTCGGCGGCACGGAAAGCCAGGATTTGTCGCCGCTGATGGAGCGTAAGCTGGGCGAGGAGATCATGCGCGACATCCGCCGCGACCGCGATTACCTCGACGACGGCCCCATCCTCGAATACATGAACAACTTCGGCAACGTGCTGGTGGACGCTCGTCCCGGCGCGCGCGGCGAGGCCAAGTTCGATTATTTCTTCTTCGTGGTGCGCGATCCGCAGCTGAATGCGTTCGCGCTGCCCGGCGGTTTCATCGCCGTGCACTCGGCGCTGCTGTTGCAGGCGCAGAACGAGTCCGAGCTGGCATCGGTGCTGGGCCACGAGGTCGGCCACGTGGTGCAGCGGCACATCGCCCGCTCGATCGGCCAGCAGAAGCAGGATGCGCTGATTCCGCTGGCGGCGATGATCCTGGCCGCGCTCACGGCGCGCCAAGGCGGCGGCGATGCGGCCATGGGCGTATTCCTCGGCGGCCAGGGCCTGGCGATCCAGCGGCAGCTGAACTTCGGTCGCGATGCCGAACGCGAAGCCGACCGCATCGGTTTCCAGATTATGGGCGAGGCTGGTTTCGACCCGTCGGGCATGGTGGCGTTCTTCCAGCAGATGCAGGCTTCTACCCGGAATTACAGCGATCTGGTGCCGGCCTGGCTGTTGACTCACCCGTTGACCAGCGAGCGTATCGCCGACATCCAGGCGCGTATCCGCGCGCAACCTTACAAGCAGCGCCAGGACAGTCTGGACTTTTTCCTGGTGCGTTCGCGCGCGCGCGTGCTGCAAGACCAGAGCGCCAACGGCTACAGCGAAACCAAGCAGTTCTTCCAGGGCCAGATTTTGCAGGACAGCTGGCAGCAGAAGGCTGCCGGCCAGTACGGCATGGCGTTCCTGACCATGAAACAGGGCGACACCGACGCCGCGCAGAAGTGGCTGGACCAGGCGCGCGAGACAGTCAACAAGCCGCCGCCGACCGGTGTGTTCGGCGCTTCGCCGCGCAGCAAGGCCGAGTCGATTTTTGCCGCGACCTCGATTGAGATCAAGCTGGCGCAGACCGAGAACAAAGAGGTGCTGGCCAAGGCCGCCACCGAGGCGGAAGCGGCGCATCAGAAGTTCCCGCTGTCGCGCGGCATCGCCCATCAGTACGGCGAGGCGCTGCTCGCGGCCGGCAAGCTGGATGAGGCCGGCGCTTACCTGCGCGACCAGGTGCAGTTGTACCGCGAAGATATCGAAGCCTACGATCTGCTGGCGCAGGTGTATTCCAAGCAGGGCAAGCTGGCGTTGCAGCACATTGCGCTGGCCGAGTCGTACAACCTGCAAGGCGGCGTGATGGCGGCGCTGGATCAGCTGGGTTATGCGCGCAAGGCGCCGGATGCGTCGTTCTACGACCAGTCGCTGATCGATGCGCGCGAACGCGAGTGGCAGGCCCGTCGCCGCGAAGACCTGGCCGACCGGGGCAAGAAGGAAATGGCCCTGTCAGGCTCGGCGTTCAAGATGGAGCTGAAGTCGGACAAGGATGCAAAGGACAACAAGGACGATCCATTCAACAATTCCTATACCAGTCCGTTCGACCGGCTGCGCAAGGCTACAGATCCTATGCAGTCGCCGGGGTCGGTACGCTGA
- the moaC gene encoding cyclic pyranopterin monophosphate synthase MoaC, protein MTTDHLTHFDATGQAHMVDVGAKAETHRIALASGSIRMKPETLAIIMSGTAKKGDVLGIARIAAIMASKRTSDLIPLCHPLALTRVAVDFETDVDKSSVHCKAQVETYGKTGVEMEALTAVQVGLLTVYDMCKAVDRGMVMSDIRVMEKHGGKSGDWSATS, encoded by the coding sequence ATGACCACCGATCACCTGACCCATTTCGACGCCACCGGACAAGCCCACATGGTGGACGTGGGCGCCAAGGCCGAGACCCACCGCATCGCGCTGGCCAGCGGCTCCATCCGCATGAAACCGGAGACGCTGGCCATCATCATGAGCGGCACCGCGAAGAAAGGCGACGTGCTGGGCATCGCCCGCATCGCCGCCATCATGGCCTCCAAACGCACCAGCGACCTGATCCCGCTGTGCCACCCGCTGGCCCTGACCCGCGTGGCGGTGGACTTTGAAACCGACGTCGACAAGTCTTCGGTACACTGCAAGGCGCAAGTGGAGACCTACGGCAAGACCGGGGTGGAGATGGAAGCACTCACTGCGGTGCAAGTCGGCTTGCTGACTGTGTATGACATGTGCAAAGCCGTGGATCGCGGCATGGTCATGAGCGATATCCGCGTGATGGAAAAGCACGGCGGCAAGTCGGGCGACTGGAGCGCCACCAGCTAA
- a CDS encoding SDR family NAD(P)-dependent oxidoreductase: MALKLANKVAVITGGSTGIGLAIAKRFVNEGATVYITGRRQAELDLAVSAIGGTAQSVRVDSADSSQLQALFERIRAEHGKLNVLVANAGGGSLAPLGEITEEHFDDTFGRNVKGTLFTVQAALPLLGEGASVILTGSTAASSGTPAFSVYAASKAAVRAFARNWILDVKGRGIRINTLSPGPIKTPGLVELVGNDPAQQQGFLDHLASQIPMGRVGDPDEIAKAAVFLASDDASFVNGIELFVDGGLAQI; this comes from the coding sequence ATGGCACTCAAACTCGCGAACAAAGTCGCTGTCATCACAGGCGGCAGCACCGGCATCGGCCTGGCCATCGCCAAGCGCTTCGTCAACGAAGGCGCCACGGTCTACATCACTGGCCGCCGGCAGGCGGAACTCGATCTGGCGGTCAGCGCCATCGGCGGCACGGCGCAGAGCGTGCGCGTGGATTCGGCCGACTCATCGCAGTTGCAGGCGCTGTTCGAGCGCATCCGCGCCGAGCATGGCAAGCTGAATGTGCTGGTCGCCAACGCCGGCGGCGGCTCGCTGGCGCCGCTGGGCGAGATCACGGAAGAACATTTCGACGATACCTTCGGGCGCAACGTGAAAGGCACGCTGTTCACGGTACAGGCTGCGTTGCCTTTGTTGGGAGAAGGCGCCTCGGTCATCTTGACCGGCTCGACCGCAGCAAGCAGCGGCACGCCGGCGTTCAGCGTGTACGCCGCATCCAAGGCGGCGGTCCGGGCGTTTGCCCGCAACTGGATACTGGACGTCAAGGGCCGCGGCATCCGCATCAACACCCTGAGCCCGGGTCCGATCAAGACGCCGGGCCTGGTCGAGCTGGTGGGTAACGATCCTGCCCAGCAGCAAGGCTTCCTCGATCATTTGGCGTCGCAGATCCCGATGGGCCGCGTCGGCGATCCGGATGAAATCGCCAAGGCAGCCGTATTCCTGGCCTCGGACGACGCCAGCTTTGTCAACGGCATTGAATTGTTCGTGGACGGCGGCCTCGCCCAGATCTGA
- a CDS encoding LysR family transcriptional regulator, with protein MNKLLWMQCLVRAIETGSFTAVARELGIGQPNVSRHIASLERMLGTRLLNRSTRQLVATPDGQRYYALARQALDVIHQAESDARGQQNPHGLLRVACPPALATEKIIDALPAFMARYPDVDVELNISDGYIDLVAEGVDLAIRGGVLKDSALRARRVGTSERLCVASDDYLDRHGTPQRPEELLRHDCIIYTLLAGQARGWPLKDGEVQVSGRLRLNSLEAIRRAVLAGMGIGYLPAWMVAEYLRSGRLRAVLSDYTATPSPLNAVYSAERLLPQRATVFIDFITELFAHTPGLNGHSLLNPTDAVATT; from the coding sequence ATGAATAAATTGTTATGGATGCAGTGCCTGGTCAGGGCAATCGAAACCGGCAGCTTTACCGCTGTCGCGCGGGAGTTGGGGATAGGCCAGCCCAACGTCAGCCGCCACATCGCGTCGCTGGAGCGGATGCTGGGAACCCGTCTACTCAACCGCTCTACGCGTCAACTGGTGGCCACACCCGACGGCCAGCGTTATTACGCGCTGGCGCGGCAGGCGCTGGATGTGATCCATCAGGCGGAATCCGATGCGCGTGGGCAGCAGAATCCGCATGGCTTGCTACGGGTCGCATGCCCTCCCGCGCTCGCCACCGAGAAAATCATCGATGCGCTGCCGGCCTTCATGGCGCGCTACCCGGATGTGGATGTGGAACTGAATATCAGCGACGGTTACATCGATCTGGTCGCGGAAGGCGTGGACCTGGCAATCCGTGGCGGCGTATTGAAAGACAGCGCACTCAGGGCGCGCCGCGTTGGCACGTCGGAGCGCCTGTGCGTTGCCAGTGACGATTATCTTGACCGGCACGGCACGCCGCAACGGCCGGAGGAACTGCTGCGGCACGACTGCATCATCTATACCCTGCTGGCCGGCCAAGCCCGTGGCTGGCCGTTGAAAGACGGCGAGGTGCAGGTATCGGGACGGCTGCGGCTCAATAGTCTGGAGGCCATCCGCCGCGCCGTGTTGGCCGGCATGGGCATCGGCTATCTGCCGGCGTGGATGGTAGCCGAATACCTGCGCAGTGGCCGCTTGCGGGCGGTGCTAAGCGATTACACGGCGACTCCCTCGCCGCTCAACGCCGTTTATTCGGCAGAGCGGCTGCTGCCGCAGCGCGCTACGGTATTCATCGACTTCATCACTGAGCTGTTTGCGCATACGCCTGGGCTGAATGGCCATTCGCTCTTGAACCCAACAGATGCTGTTGCCACCACATGA
- a CDS encoding flagellar brake protein — MSSNPPPSEAKTQEYEFEQMNLQVGGRIQFITHRTIKPIQHFSTLIGWVKDEYMIVKVPFENNAPIALNEGDKLTIRVFSGVNVCSFSSVVQRVFPRPLFYAHLSFPVSIQGTSLRAAMRVKVDIPAQITNASGSHTSVFLVNLSVSGALIESPKQLSDSDGQVALSFYLIAQPGNRQVRVNPNATIRNINVVKPATGDKPEVFTYGVQFVDLDPVHYTMLQNLTYEALIADRQKIV; from the coding sequence ATGAGCAGCAACCCTCCGCCGAGCGAAGCCAAGACTCAGGAATACGAGTTCGAGCAGATGAACCTGCAAGTGGGCGGCAGGATACAGTTCATCACCCATCGCACCATCAAACCCATCCAGCACTTCTCGACGCTGATCGGCTGGGTCAAGGATGAGTACATGATCGTCAAGGTGCCGTTTGAGAACAACGCACCGATCGCGCTCAATGAGGGCGACAAGCTGACGATCCGCGTGTTTTCCGGCGTCAACGTATGCTCGTTCTCCAGCGTGGTGCAGCGGGTGTTTCCGCGGCCGCTGTTTTATGCGCACCTGAGTTTTCCGGTGTCGATTCAGGGCACCAGCCTGCGGGCGGCGATGCGGGTCAAGGTGGATATCCCGGCGCAGATCACCAACGCGTCGGGCAGCCACACGTCGGTATTCCTGGTCAATTTGAGCGTGTCCGGGGCGCTGATCGAGTCGCCCAAGCAGTTGTCGGACAGCGATGGGCAGGTCGCGCTGTCGTTTTATCTGATTGCGCAGCCCGGCAACCGCCAGGTGCGCGTGAATCCAAATGCGACCATCCGCAATATCAATGTGGTCAAGCCGGCGACCGGCGACAAGCCGGAGGTGTTCACTTACGGCGTGCAGTTCGTCGACCTCGACCCGGTCCATTACACGATGCTGCAAAATCTCACCTACGAAGCGCTGATCGCCGACCGCCAGAAGATCGTCTAA